A single genomic interval of Acidovorax sp. 1608163 harbors:
- a CDS encoding LysR family transcriptional regulator, translated as MDHLDTLRCFVTVADAGGFAVAGRRLGCSAAAVTRAIAALEARLGVLLFQRSTRWVRLTEAGERFLADCRPILSDLAEAEQTASGAQVQPQGLLSITAPQMFGIQHVAPIVLGFLQAQPRVQARTLFVNRLVHLLEEDMDVALRIAHLPDSGLTALPVGVLRRLVVASPDYLARHGEPQHPQDLAQHRAIAFSFDARAAAPWKFGDGLVGQPQIAWISNANEVDIAAAEAGLGLTRCLAYQAAASLRAGRLRIVLAGFEPPPVPVHIVYPAGRRAPAKVRAFVEFARERLAAEPVLQGKGLTRKGR; from the coding sequence ATGGACCACCTCGACACCCTGCGCTGCTTTGTGACCGTGGCCGATGCGGGCGGCTTTGCCGTGGCGGGGCGGCGGCTGGGCTGCTCGGCAGCGGCCGTCACGCGCGCCATTGCGGCGCTGGAGGCGCGGCTCGGTGTGCTGCTGTTTCAGCGCAGCACGCGTTGGGTGCGGCTGACGGAGGCCGGCGAGCGCTTTCTGGCCGACTGCCGCCCCATCCTGAGCGACTTGGCCGAGGCCGAGCAGACCGCCAGCGGCGCGCAGGTGCAGCCGCAGGGGCTGCTGTCCATCACCGCGCCGCAGATGTTCGGCATCCAGCATGTGGCGCCCATCGTGTTGGGCTTTTTGCAGGCCCAGCCGCGCGTGCAGGCGCGCACACTGTTTGTGAACCGGCTGGTGCACCTGCTGGAAGAAGACATGGATGTGGCCTTGCGCATTGCCCACCTGCCGGATTCGGGCCTCACCGCCCTGCCCGTGGGCGTGCTGCGGCGGCTGGTGGTGGCCTCGCCCGACTACCTGGCACGCCACGGCGAGCCGCAGCACCCGCAGGACCTGGCGCAGCACCGGGCGATTGCGTTCTCGTTCGATGCCCGCGCCGCTGCGCCCTGGAAGTTTGGCGACGGGCTGGTGGGTCAGCCGCAGATCGCGTGGATCAGCAATGCGAACGAGGTGGACATTGCCGCCGCCGAGGCGGGCCTGGGCCTCACGCGCTGCCTGGCCTACCAGGCGGCAGCCAGCCTGCGCGCGGGGCGGCTGCGCATTGTGCTGGCCGGGTTTGAGCCCCCGCCGGTGCCCGTGCACATCGTCTACCCCGCCGGGCGGCGCGCCCCCGCCAAGGTGCGGGCGTTTGTGGAATTTGCGCGCGAGCGGCTGGCGGCCGAGCCGGTGCTACAGGGCAAAGGCTTGACCCGAAAGGGGCGCTGA
- a CDS encoding glutathione S-transferase family protein, with amino-acid sequence MAATHLPAAPLTLHRTAISGHCHRVELLLSLLGLPHRLVEVNLLEGEHQLPAHRALNPLGQVPVLVDGDVVLSDSNAILVYLVQRYAPGSAWMPQDPVGQAQLQRWLSLAAGFLAAGIGGPRFATLTGKPINEVAQAQGRRLLDFMEAELRGRDWLLGGATPSLADVAMVSYTSQAHLAGLPLPTAYPRIAAWVARVQALPGYVPLLDHLSGVTPQPAEAA; translated from the coding sequence ATGGCCGCTACCCACCTTCCTGCCGCCCCGCTCACGCTGCACCGCACGGCCATTTCTGGCCACTGCCATCGTGTGGAGCTGCTGCTGTCCCTGCTCGGCCTGCCGCATCGGCTGGTGGAGGTGAACCTGCTGGAGGGCGAGCACCAATTGCCCGCGCACCGTGCACTCAACCCGCTGGGCCAGGTGCCCGTGCTGGTGGATGGCGACGTGGTGCTGAGCGACAGCAACGCCATCCTGGTCTACCTAGTGCAGCGCTACGCGCCCGGCAGTGCATGGATGCCGCAAGACCCCGTGGGCCAGGCGCAGCTGCAGCGCTGGCTCAGCCTGGCGGCAGGCTTTCTAGCGGCGGGCATTGGTGGGCCGCGCTTTGCGACGTTGACGGGCAAGCCCATCAACGAGGTCGCCCAGGCCCAAGGCCGACGGCTGCTGGACTTCATGGAAGCCGAGCTGCGGGGGCGCGACTGGCTGCTGGGCGGCGCCACGCCCAGCCTGGCCGATGTGGCCATGGTCAGCTACACCTCGCAGGCCCATCTGGCAGGCCTGCCGCTGCCCACCGCTTACCCGCGCATCGCCGCCTGGGTGGCGCGCGTGCAGGCGCTGCCCGGCTATGTGCCGTTGCTGGACCACCTCAGCGGTGTGACTCCCCAGCCTGCGGAGGCCGCATGA
- a CDS encoding pyridoxamine 5'-phosphate oxidase family protein: protein MTALPTGGSEGPAPSAWHAGEQALQARAGVRERMAAVGEVVVRDHMPDQHRDLFEKLPTLLLGALDAQGQPWATMLAGPPGFVHTPHAQRMDIAAAIDPADPADPADPVDPVMAALAAHGTGAPVGVLGLEPHTRRRNRMNGHVVRWGAQQGLSITVAQSFGNCPKYIQARAPGLRAAVTPPQPAQPLGPSLDAAALALIARSDTLFIASASAARPGVKRGEGVDMSHRGGEPGFVQVKHTPQGLELWLPDYPGNLFFNTLGNLAQHPLAGLLWVDYDDGGLLHVAARAELLWGEAERAPWPGAQRVLRLLVLGGVWRAQALPWRWTVAQPAPQFSAMRQASGVQGRRPPT, encoded by the coding sequence ATGACCGCCCTGCCCACGGGCGGCAGCGAAGGCCCCGCACCCAGCGCCTGGCACGCCGGCGAGCAGGCGCTGCAGGCCCGCGCAGGCGTGCGCGAGCGCATGGCCGCCGTGGGCGAGGTGGTGGTGCGCGACCACATGCCCGACCAGCACCGCGACCTGTTCGAAAAGCTACCCACGCTGCTGCTGGGCGCACTCGACGCGCAGGGCCAGCCCTGGGCCACCATGCTGGCGGGCCCGCCCGGCTTTGTGCACACGCCCCACGCGCAGCGCATGGACATTGCCGCGGCCATCGACCCGGCCGACCCGGCCGACCCCGCTGACCCCGTTGACCCAGTGATGGCGGCGTTGGCCGCGCACGGCACCGGCGCACCCGTGGGCGTGCTGGGGCTGGAGCCGCACACGCGCCGCCGCAACCGCATGAACGGCCATGTGGTGCGCTGGGGCGCGCAGCAGGGCCTGTCGATCACGGTGGCGCAGAGCTTTGGCAACTGCCCCAAGTACATCCAGGCCCGCGCACCGGGCCTGCGCGCCGCCGTCACGCCACCGCAACCTGCCCAGCCGCTGGGCCCGTCGCTGGATGCCGCCGCGCTGGCCCTCATTGCGCGCAGCGACACGCTGTTCATCGCCAGTGCCTCGGCCGCCCGACCCGGTGTGAAGCGGGGCGAGGGCGTGGACATGTCCCACCGGGGTGGCGAGCCCGGCTTTGTGCAGGTGAAGCACACGCCCCAGGGCCTGGAGCTGTGGCTGCCCGACTACCCCGGCAACCTGTTCTTCAATACCCTGGGCAACCTCGCGCAGCACCCGCTGGCCGGACTCTTGTGGGTGGACTACGACGATGGCGGCCTGCTGCACGTGGCCGCCCGCGCCGAGCTGCTGTGGGGCGAGGCCGAGCGCGCCCCATGGCCCGGCGCGCAGCGCGTGCTGCGGTTGTTGGTGCTGGGTGGCGTGTGGCGCGCGCAGGCACTGCCCTGGCGGTGGACGGTGGCGCAGCCCGCGCCGCAGTTCAGTGCGATGCGTCAGGCCTCGGGCGTTCAGGGGCGGCGCCCACCCACTTGA